The following proteins come from a genomic window of Halomicroarcula saliterrae:
- a CDS encoding YndJ family protein codes for MTTHQRTASATGAVPTVNGVAVPDVSAGFGAAVWTAAVLAGALGTVPRALALAPLVLVPLGIGLVGRRPFPGPSGRLLAAAVWLQPVGALLFTASLALPVDGVPAAGLAAPWLLVTGLLGLTALFRTVDRGGLALPATAVDAGLAYVSVGAVAMLLFHLDITFWFGSTIILLTAVHFHYAGFVLPVMTGLTGYTGQLGSPTWRRLVGVILAGPAIIAVGISFSPLVEVLAVGGFTVAVALFGWYVVLRVAPTRPRAQGVLLGASAVALPVSMALALGYGIATFSGLALGLDIATMVALHGSLNAFGFALLGLVGWRLAVPTD; via the coding sequence ATGACGACCCACCAGCGGACCGCTTCCGCTACCGGCGCCGTTCCGACCGTCAACGGCGTCGCTGTCCCCGACGTCAGCGCTGGTTTCGGGGCCGCCGTCTGGACTGCTGCAGTGCTGGCGGGGGCGCTCGGGACGGTGCCGCGAGCGCTCGCGCTCGCTCCCCTGGTACTGGTCCCGCTCGGTATCGGGCTGGTCGGCCGGCGACCGTTCCCCGGTCCCAGCGGCCGGTTGCTCGCGGCGGCGGTGTGGCTCCAGCCCGTCGGCGCCCTCCTCTTTACCGCGTCGCTGGCGCTGCCGGTCGACGGCGTCCCGGCCGCCGGGCTGGCCGCCCCGTGGCTCCTCGTCACCGGCCTGCTCGGTCTGACCGCCCTCTTTCGGACCGTCGACCGCGGCGGCCTCGCCCTGCCGGCGACGGCCGTCGACGCCGGCCTCGCTTACGTCTCCGTCGGCGCGGTCGCCATGCTGCTGTTCCACCTCGACATCACCTTCTGGTTCGGCTCGACCATCATCCTGCTGACGGCGGTCCACTTCCACTACGCGGGGTTCGTGTTACCCGTGATGACGGGGCTCACCGGCTACACCGGCCAACTCGGCTCACCGACCTGGCGGCGCCTCGTCGGGGTCATCCTCGCCGGTCCGGCCATCATCGCCGTGGGCATCTCCTTTTCGCCGCTCGTCGAGGTGCTCGCCGTCGGCGGCTTCACCGTTGCCGTGGCGCTGTTTGGCTGGTACGTCGTCCTCCGCGTCGCGCCGACCCGGCCGCGGGCACAGGGCGTCTTGCTCGGCGCCTCGGCCGTCGCACTGCCGGTGTCGATGGCGCTGGCGCTTGGCTACGGTATCGCCACCTTCAGCGGGCTGGCCCTCGGGCTCGACATCGCGACGATGGTCGCCCTGCACGGCTCGCTGAACGCCTTCGGGTTCGCGCTGCTGGGGCTCGTCGGCTGGCGCCTCGCTGTCCCGACTGACTGA
- a CDS encoding aspartate kinase, translated as MRVIAKFGGTSLGSGDRINRAADSIAAAVQQGHEVGVVASAMGNTTDELLEGIEYNAADEDRAEIVSMGERISVRMLKGALNARGIEAVFLEPGSEEWPIITDEYGEVDVEETKKRAHALAGQMKDIVPVITGFLAEDHEGNVTTLGRGGSDTTAVMLGNYMDADEVVIVTDVEGVMTGDPRVVEGARNVGEISVDELRSLSFRGAEVVAPSALSYKNANLGVRVAHYQHGDLLTGGTSIEGEFENLIDLHEGPVACVTVAGRAIRNSPGILADLASAIGDAGINIDANSSGMDSLTFYVSEDDADEVESLLHDRIVDDDTLSSVTVEDGIAVIRVTGGDPAEHALPYRVIEPLADAHIQIYDVVTSATSVSVFVPWDDREQALELVQGVF; from the coding sequence ATGCGCGTAATCGCGAAGTTCGGCGGGACGAGCCTCGGGAGCGGCGACCGAATCAACCGGGCCGCGGACTCCATCGCGGCCGCCGTCCAGCAGGGTCACGAGGTCGGTGTCGTCGCCTCGGCGATGGGCAACACGACGGACGAACTGCTGGAGGGCATCGAGTACAACGCCGCCGACGAGGACCGCGCCGAAATCGTCTCGATGGGCGAACGAATCTCCGTCCGGATGCTCAAGGGCGCGCTGAACGCCCGCGGCATCGAGGCGGTCTTCCTCGAACCCGGCAGCGAGGAGTGGCCCATCATCACCGACGAGTACGGCGAGGTCGACGTCGAGGAGACCAAGAAACGCGCCCACGCTCTGGCCGGCCAGATGAAAGACATCGTCCCGGTCATCACCGGCTTCCTCGCGGAGGACCACGAGGGCAACGTGACGACGCTCGGCCGCGGCGGCTCCGACACCACCGCCGTCATGCTGGGCAACTACATGGACGCCGACGAAGTCGTCATCGTCACCGACGTCGAGGGCGTCATGACCGGCGACCCGCGCGTCGTCGAGGGCGCCCGCAACGTCGGCGAGATATCCGTCGACGAGCTCCGCTCGCTCTCCTTCCGCGGCGCCGAGGTCGTCGCCCCCTCCGCGCTCTCCTACAAGAACGCCAATCTCGGGGTCCGGGTGGCCCACTACCAGCACGGCGACCTCCTGACCGGCGGGACCTCCATCGAGGGCGAGTTCGAGAACCTCATCGACCTCCACGAGGGACCGGTGGCGTGTGTCACGGTCGCCGGGCGGGCTATCCGTAACAGCCCGGGCATCCTCGCGGACCTCGCCTCGGCTATCGGCGACGCCGGCATCAACATCGACGCCAACTCCTCCGGGATGGACTCGCTGACCTTCTACGTCAGCGAGGACGACGCCGACGAGGTCGAATCGCTGCTGCACGACCGCATCGTCGACGACGACACGCTCTCCTCTGTCACCGTCGAGGACGGCATCGCCGTCATCCGCGTCACCGGCGGCGACCCCGCCGAGCACGCGCTCCCCTACCGGGTCATCGAACCGCTTGCGGACGCCCACATCCAGATCTACGACGTGGTCACCTCGGCCACCTCGGTCTCCGTGTTCGTCCCGTGGGACGATCGAGAGCAGGCCCTGGAACTGGTCCAGGGTGTCTTCTAG
- a CDS encoding homing endonuclease associated repeat-containing protein, with the protein MTVRPLKHEGVTSPAVTSEDDCVRALCEATDRFGESPTKADYEDFGLTPASGTIQRVMGGWNEAKAAAGLGTNASTGSRVEPKPDDVELPDGLEWTELSQGQRWHYRNREWNTGRSL; encoded by the coding sequence GTGACTGTCCGACCGTTGAAACACGAGGGCGTGACCAGCCCCGCCGTGACGAGCGAGGACGACTGTGTCCGGGCTCTGTGCGAGGCGACCGACCGATTCGGCGAGTCACCGACAAAGGCCGATTACGAGGACTTCGGGCTGACGCCCGCCTCGGGCACTATCCAGCGTGTCATGGGTGGCTGGAACGAAGCGAAGGCGGCCGCGGGACTGGGGACGAACGCCTCGACGGGCAGCCGCGTCGAACCGAAACCCGACGACGTCGAGCTTCCGGACGGGCTGGAGTGGACCGAACTGAGTCAGGGTCAGCGCTGGCACTACCGGAACCGGGAGTGGAACACGGGGCGAAGTCTGTAA
- a CDS encoding GNAT family N-acetyltransferase has translation MGDLTVRRYDPADADTVWDLHERALRDAGGYDEAFAHRDTDLRDVTGAYLDAGGEFLVGERSGEVVAMGAFQPHDTDDGAVVLRRMRVAPAHQRAGHGTRLLHELEARARKRGFERAELDTTPAQTTAVAFYEHHGYERIGREYVEAADTTLLFYEKSL, from the coding sequence ATGGGCGACCTTACCGTTCGACGGTACGACCCGGCTGACGCCGATACCGTATGGGACCTCCACGAACGCGCGCTTCGCGACGCCGGTGGCTACGACGAGGCCTTCGCCCACCGCGATACGGACCTGCGGGACGTCACCGGTGCGTATCTGGACGCCGGGGGGGAGTTCCTCGTCGGCGAACGGTCGGGCGAGGTCGTGGCGATGGGCGCGTTCCAGCCCCACGACACCGACGACGGGGCCGTCGTGCTCCGGCGGATGCGCGTCGCGCCCGCCCACCAGCGGGCCGGCCACGGGACACGCCTCCTCCACGAACTGGAAGCCCGCGCCCGCAAGCGCGGCTTCGAACGGGCCGAACTGGACACCACACCCGCCCAGACCACCGCCGTCGCGTTCTACGAACACCACGGCTACGAGCGAATCGGCCGCGAGTACGTCGAGGCCGCAGATACGACGCTACTGTTCTACGAGAAGTCGCTGTGA
- a CDS encoding DUF4166 domain-containing protein, whose protein sequence is MTGVYERALGEAADDLHPKVRERYSLGPEDGVTVGRGRMDISRGTHVLPALYAMTTRDMLFPEAGHDIRFAVTTVGYELGGHEAMTTRRVFNFDGTRRRFDSVTVWDAANERLLDYLGKGGLIATELHPRVEDGELVVEAGRQWLHRKGRYVSLPEAMAAGVEVRDRYDEPGERYHVLATVENPLAGHVLSYRGSFRQASEDRGDHDVATLKPMQELPGLPPR, encoded by the coding sequence ATGACGGGCGTCTACGAGCGGGCGCTTGGCGAGGCGGCCGACGACCTCCATCCGAAGGTCCGCGAGCGATACAGCCTCGGCCCCGAGGACGGCGTCACGGTCGGTCGCGGGCGGATGGACATCTCCCGCGGGACCCACGTGCTCCCGGCGCTGTACGCGATGACGACCCGGGACATGCTGTTTCCCGAGGCGGGCCACGACATCCGGTTCGCCGTGACCACCGTCGGCTACGAACTCGGTGGACACGAGGCCATGACCACCCGACGAGTGTTCAACTTCGACGGCACCCGCCGCCGGTTCGACTCCGTGACGGTGTGGGACGCCGCGAACGAGCGCTTGCTGGACTACCTCGGAAAGGGCGGCCTCATCGCCACCGAACTCCACCCCCGCGTCGAGGACGGGGAGCTCGTAGTCGAGGCGGGTCGGCAGTGGCTCCACCGCAAGGGCCGCTACGTCTCCCTCCCCGAAGCCATGGCCGCCGGCGTCGAAGTGCGTGACCGCTACGACGAGCCCGGCGAGCGCTACCACGTGCTCGCCACCGTCGAGAACCCGCTGGCCGGCCACGTCCTCAGCTACCGCGGCAGCTTCAGGCAGGCCAGCGAGGACCGCGGCGACCACGACGTCGCGACGCTCAAACCGATGCAGGAACTCCCCGGGCTCCCGCCGAGATGA
- a CDS encoding ABC transporter ATP-binding protein, protein MSTAVHLDGITKRFPGVVANDAADLEVERGTVHALLGENGAGKTTLMNVLYGLYEPDAGRVVVDGRERAFDSPRDAIDAGVGMIHQHFMLVDPMTVTENITLGNEPRKWLGLTVDRDRARREVSTLVDRYGFSVDPDAAVEDIGVGAQQRVEILKALYRGADVLILDEPTAVLTPQEVSDLFSVFEELTAQGKTIIFITHKLGEAMTAADEITVLRGGQNVGVVDADAVTREELARLMVGREVLLDVDRRAADPGEQRLRVDDLAVEDSRGVRAVDGVSLSVRAGEVLGIAGVDGNGQSELIEAITGLRRVESGSVELDGTDVTGASRRDRIEQGMAYVPEDRQDRGLVMDFDLVSNGLLGSQHSAPYARSGRIDWDVATDHAESIIAEYDVRPPDAGTDAESLSGGNQQKFVVGRELARDPSVLIASHPTRGVDVGSMEFIHDRIDALRAAGVAVVLVSSKLDEVQSLSDRLGVMYEGSLVDVVDPDSVTESQLGLLMAGEEPADIPRPDPVPTGGDR, encoded by the coding sequence ATGAGTACGGCCGTCCACCTCGATGGAATCACGAAGCGGTTCCCCGGTGTCGTCGCCAACGACGCCGCGGACCTCGAAGTCGAACGCGGGACCGTCCACGCGCTCCTCGGGGAGAACGGGGCCGGCAAGACGACGCTGATGAACGTCCTCTACGGGCTCTACGAGCCCGACGCGGGCCGGGTCGTCGTCGACGGGCGCGAGCGGGCGTTCGACTCGCCGCGCGACGCCATCGACGCGGGCGTCGGGATGATCCACCAGCACTTCATGCTGGTCGACCCGATGACCGTCACCGAGAACATCACGCTGGGCAACGAGCCACGGAAGTGGCTGGGACTGACTGTCGACCGCGACCGGGCCCGCCGCGAGGTCAGCACGCTCGTGGACCGCTACGGCTTCTCGGTCGACCCAGACGCGGCCGTCGAGGACATCGGCGTCGGCGCCCAGCAACGCGTCGAGATACTCAAAGCGCTGTACCGCGGTGCCGACGTTCTCATTCTCGACGAACCGACGGCCGTTCTGACGCCACAGGAGGTCTCGGACCTGTTCTCGGTGTTCGAGGAACTCACCGCGCAGGGCAAGACGATAATCTTCATCACGCACAAGCTCGGCGAGGCGATGACCGCCGCCGACGAGATAACCGTCCTGCGAGGCGGGCAGAACGTCGGTGTCGTCGACGCTGACGCGGTCACGCGCGAGGAACTGGCGCGGCTGATGGTCGGCCGCGAGGTCCTGCTGGACGTGGACCGGCGGGCCGCCGACCCCGGCGAGCAGCGCCTGCGGGTCGACGACCTCGCCGTCGAGGACAGCCGCGGCGTGCGCGCCGTCGACGGCGTCTCGCTCTCGGTCCGGGCCGGGGAGGTGCTGGGCATCGCGGGCGTCGACGGCAACGGGCAGTCGGAACTCATCGAGGCGATTACCGGGCTCCGAAGGGTCGAATCCGGCAGTGTCGAACTCGACGGCACCGACGTGACCGGGGCGAGTCGGCGCGACCGAATCGAGCAGGGTATGGCTTACGTCCCCGAGGACCGCCAGGACAGGGGGCTCGTGATGGACTTCGACCTCGTGAGCAACGGGTTGCTGGGGAGCCAGCACAGCGCGCCCTACGCTCGCTCTGGGCGCATCGACTGGGACGTGGCCACTGACCACGCCGAGTCGATCATCGCGGAGTACGACGTTCGACCGCCGGACGCCGGGACGGACGCCGAATCCCTCTCCGGCGGGAACCAGCAGAAGTTCGTCGTCGGCCGGGAACTGGCCCGGGACCCGAGCGTGCTGATCGCCTCTCATCCGACCAGAGGCGTCGACGTCGGGTCGATGGAGTTCATCCACGACCGCATCGACGCGCTCCGGGCCGCCGGTGTCGCCGTCGTGCTCGTCTCCTCGAAGCTCGACGAGGTACAGTCGCTCTCCGACCGCCTCGGCGTCATGTACGAGGGGTCGCTCGTCGACGTGGTCGACCCCGACTCGGTGACCGAGTCGCAACTGGGGCTCCTGATGGCCGGCGAGGAGCCCGCCGACATCCCGCGTCCCGACCCCGTCCCCACGGGGGGCGACCGATGA
- a CDS encoding metallophosphoesterase family protein, with product MKVGVISDIHGNRVALREVLAAMPSVDRLLCAGDVVGYNPWHADCVDAMRGEPAALPEGPWPTEEISTVMGNHDRAVAGEMPFTFNGMAQAGVEHAKETLDDEQLSWLAALPEELLACDDRVKAVHGHPEDPDHYTYPEEFGPELLGDEDVLVMGHTHHQHHEVYDEGIVLNPGSVGQPRDGNYRAAFAVVDLDEWTVEEHRVRYDTGAVIDAVEEAGLPREIGFRLTQGR from the coding sequence ATGAAGGTTGGCGTCATCTCCGATATCCACGGCAACCGAGTCGCCCTGCGCGAGGTGCTGGCAGCGATGCCGTCGGTGGACCGCTTGCTCTGTGCCGGCGACGTGGTGGGCTACAACCCGTGGCACGCCGACTGCGTCGACGCGATGCGGGGCGAGCCGGCGGCGCTCCCCGAGGGGCCCTGGCCCACCGAGGAGATATCGACGGTGATGGGCAACCACGACCGCGCGGTCGCCGGCGAGATGCCCTTTACGTTCAACGGGATGGCACAGGCGGGGGTCGAACACGCGAAAGAGACGCTCGACGACGAGCAGCTGTCGTGGCTGGCGGCGCTCCCGGAGGAGCTGCTGGCGTGTGACGACCGGGTAAAGGCCGTCCACGGCCACCCCGAAGACCCCGACCACTACACCTACCCCGAGGAGTTCGGGCCGGAGCTGCTCGGCGACGAGGACGTGCTCGTGATGGGCCACACCCACCACCAGCACCACGAGGTGTACGACGAGGGCATCGTGTTGAACCCCGGGAGCGTCGGCCAGCCCCGCGACGGGAACTACCGGGCGGCCTTCGCGGTCGTCGACCTCGACGAGTGGACCGTCGAGGAGCACCGCGTCCGCTACGACACGGGCGCAGTCATCGACGCCGTCGAGGAGGCCGGGCTCCCCCGCGAGATCGGCTTCCGGCTGACGCAGGGGCGGTAG
- a CDS encoding universal stress protein codes for MAPDHVLVPLDGSPLADEALEHALETFDCRVSVLNVVAPLDTAMSEGGLLEPGEARREAAMDRADRLVERARERATEADRTVETTVETGDPADTILAFVEDRDIDHVVMGGHGGSRNDLARRLLGTVATAVVGEAPVTVTVVR; via the coding sequence ATGGCACCCGACCACGTCCTCGTCCCGCTGGACGGTTCGCCGCTGGCCGACGAGGCGCTCGAACACGCACTGGAGACTTTCGACTGCCGGGTCTCCGTCCTGAACGTCGTCGCGCCCCTGGACACGGCGATGAGCGAGGGCGGTCTGCTGGAGCCGGGCGAGGCGCGCCGCGAGGCGGCGATGGACCGGGCGGACCGTCTCGTCGAGCGGGCGCGAGAGCGCGCCACCGAAGCCGACCGGACCGTCGAGACGACGGTAGAGACGGGCGACCCGGCCGACACCATCCTCGCCTTCGTCGAGGACCGCGATATCGACCACGTCGTGATGGGCGGCCACGGCGGCTCCCGAAACGACCTCGCTCGGCGACTGCTGGGCACGGTCGCGACCGCCGTCGTCGGCGAGGCGCCGGTGACGGTGACGGTCGTCCGGTAG
- a CDS encoding BMP family lipoprotein: MNMQFDRRTLLGGLGAATATTLAGCIGGGGGSDGGDTAARIGMVYATGGLGDGSFNDQAQTGAVRAEEELSIAYDESQPDSVSEFGTLQQQYAQSTDPAYDLVCCIGFLQADSLTENAGEYPDQQFMIVDSVVDADNVGSYVFREHEGSFLVGLLAGRLTTMSFSAGAGSTASDSTNVGFVGGRESDLIKRFEAGYTAGVKYASDDVDVQTAYVGDFNDPSGGQEAAISMFDSGADIVYHAAGNTGTGVFQAAQEAGKFAIGVDRDQSVTKSSYSDVILASMVKRVDNAVFSAVDDVVNDNFEGGATTALGLDQDGVEAVYGQELGSELPQELTDEVSTAREDIIAGDISVPTDPNDA; encoded by the coding sequence ATGAATATGCAATTCGACCGGCGAACGTTACTCGGGGGCCTCGGAGCCGCAACTGCGACCACACTGGCCGGCTGTATCGGCGGCGGCGGTGGCAGCGATGGCGGTGACACCGCCGCGCGAATCGGCATGGTGTACGCCACAGGTGGGCTCGGTGACGGCTCGTTCAACGACCAGGCCCAGACCGGCGCTGTCCGGGCCGAAGAGGAGCTGAGTATCGCCTACGACGAGTCCCAGCCCGACTCGGTGTCGGAGTTTGGCACGCTCCAGCAACAGTACGCTCAGTCGACGGACCCAGCCTACGACCTGGTCTGTTGTATCGGCTTCCTGCAGGCCGACTCCCTGACCGAGAACGCGGGCGAGTACCCCGACCAGCAGTTCATGATCGTCGACTCCGTCGTCGATGCCGACAACGTCGGGTCGTACGTCTTCCGCGAGCACGAGGGGTCGTTCCTCGTCGGCCTGCTCGCGGGCCGACTGACGACGATGTCCTTCTCGGCGGGTGCCGGGTCGACGGCAAGCGATTCGACGAACGTCGGCTTCGTCGGCGGCAGAGAATCCGACCTCATCAAGCGCTTCGAGGCCGGCTACACCGCCGGCGTGAAGTACGCCAGCGACGACGTGGACGTCCAGACCGCCTACGTCGGCGACTTCAACGACCCGTCCGGCGGGCAGGAAGCGGCTATCTCGATGTTCGACTCCGGGGCCGACATCGTGTATCACGCGGCCGGCAACACCGGAACCGGCGTCTTTCAGGCCGCACAGGAGGCCGGGAAGTTCGCTATCGGCGTCGACCGGGACCAGTCGGTCACCAAGTCCTCCTACAGCGACGTCATCCTCGCGAGCATGGTAAAGCGAGTCGACAACGCCGTCTTCTCCGCCGTCGACGACGTGGTCAACGACAACTTCGAGGGCGGCGCCACGACGGCGCTGGGACTCGACCAGGACGGTGTCGAGGCCGTCTACGGGCAGGAGCTCGGCAGCGAACTCCCACAGGAGCTCACAGACGAGGTGAGCACGGCCCGCGAGGACATCATCGCCGGCGACATCAGCGTCCCGACGGACCCGAACGACGCGTAA
- a CDS encoding inorganic phosphate transporter, whose amino-acid sequence MADLLFWALVAVATLTGLVTAWTLGANSNSPPFAPAIGANAISTMRAAFLIGILAALGALTQGGAISETVGAGLTEGVPITSLAATAGLLTATLFMAFGIYSGYPVPAAFATTGAMVGVGLSLGGDPVFGTYQRIVTFWALVPPVSGGLAYLTATILRRDDIPETVGVPLLAAVVGAIVANVQLSIIPSAPGETQNSLAGFAAMLVPVPGVVVAATVLLAAGSFAYIRRKTQASVDKGIRTFLVVLGSVVAFSSGGSQVGLATGPLENLYTAELGLPSILLLGIGAVGILGGAWMGAPRLLQATAREYAQLGVRRSIAALVPGFIIAQSAIALGIPISFNNIIISGVIGGGLAGGSAGVSRRKIGVTVGFWLVTLATSVVVGFVLYRGLALVLA is encoded by the coding sequence GTGGCGGACCTCCTCTTCTGGGCGCTGGTCGCCGTCGCGACGCTGACTGGCCTGGTGACGGCCTGGACCCTGGGCGCCAACAGCAACTCCCCGCCCTTCGCGCCGGCCATCGGCGCGAACGCCATCTCGACGATGCGCGCCGCCTTTCTCATCGGCATCCTCGCCGCGCTGGGCGCGCTGACCCAGGGCGGGGCCATCTCCGAGACCGTCGGTGCGGGGCTCACCGAGGGCGTCCCGATAACGTCGCTCGCGGCCACGGCGGGGCTGCTGACCGCGACGCTGTTCATGGCCTTTGGCATCTACAGCGGCTATCCCGTGCCGGCGGCGTTCGCGACGACCGGCGCGATGGTCGGCGTCGGGCTCTCGCTGGGCGGCGACCCCGTCTTCGGGACGTACCAGCGCATCGTCACCTTCTGGGCGCTCGTCCCGCCGGTCTCGGGCGGTCTGGCCTACCTCACCGCGACCATCCTGCGCCGCGACGACATCCCCGAGACCGTGGGCGTCCCGCTGCTGGCGGCGGTCGTCGGCGCCATCGTGGCGAACGTCCAGTTGAGCATCATCCCGTCAGCGCCGGGCGAGACGCAGAACTCGCTGGCCGGCTTCGCCGCCATGCTCGTCCCGGTCCCCGGCGTGGTCGTCGCCGCGACAGTGCTGCTCGCTGCGGGCAGTTTCGCCTACATCCGGCGGAAGACACAGGCGTCCGTGGACAAGGGCATCAGGACCTTCCTCGTGGTGCTGGGCAGCGTCGTCGCCTTCTCCAGTGGCGGGAGTCAGGTCGGCCTCGCCACCGGCCCGCTGGAGAACCTCTACACGGCGGAGCTGGGACTGCCCAGTATCCTCCTGCTGGGAATCGGCGCCGTCGGGATTCTGGGCGGCGCGTGGATGGGCGCACCGCGACTCCTGCAGGCCACGGCGCGGGAGTACGCCCAGCTCGGGGTTCGGCGCTCCATCGCCGCCCTGGTCCCGGGCTTCATCATCGCCCAGAGCGCCATCGCGCTCGGCATCCCCATCTCGTTCAACAACATCATCATCTCCGGCGTCATCGGCGGCGGTCTCGCCGGCGGGTCGGCGGGCGTCTCGCGGCGGAAAATCGGCGTCACCGTCGGCTTCTGGCTCGTCACGCTGGCCACCTCGGTGGTCGTCGGGTTCGTGCTCTACCGGGGGCTCGCGCTGGTGCTCGCGTAG
- a CDS encoding IMP cyclohydrolase: MYVGRFVVVGPAVGAYRVSSRSFPNRQAVRRDDTVTVEPTPDAPETDNPYISYNGVRLTDRGAVVGNGSHVDPIAEKLELGYPARDAVAETLLALDFEKDDYDTPRIAGIVGVDAADPTTRADGPGAVIGTVRRDALLVEEVTEPTLVATYERDSPGAVDLTAATAADAAREVYDHEFEHAVCSAGVTGEAGEFDLAVYNGE, encoded by the coding sequence ATGTACGTCGGACGCTTCGTCGTCGTCGGCCCCGCCGTCGGCGCCTACCGAGTCTCCTCTCGCTCGTTCCCGAACCGACAGGCAGTACGGCGAGACGACACCGTCACCGTCGAGCCGACACCCGACGCTCCCGAGACGGACAACCCCTACATCTCCTACAACGGTGTCCGGCTCACCGACCGGGGCGCAGTCGTGGGCAACGGTTCGCACGTCGACCCTATCGCCGAAAAGCTCGAACTGGGGTATCCCGCCCGCGACGCCGTCGCGGAGACGCTGCTCGCGCTGGACTTCGAGAAGGACGACTACGACACCCCCCGCATCGCGGGTATCGTCGGTGTCGACGCGGCGGACCCGACGACGCGGGCCGACGGGCCGGGGGCGGTCATCGGGACCGTCCGCCGGGACGCGCTGCTGGTCGAGGAAGTCACCGAGCCGACGCTGGTCGCGACCTACGAGCGTGACAGCCCCGGCGCCGTCGACCTGACCGCGGCGACGGCGGCGGACGCGGCCCGCGAGGTGTACGACCACGAGTTCGAGCACGCCGTCTGTTCGGCCGGCGTCACCGGCGAGGCGGGCGAGTTCGACCTCGCGGTGTACAACGGGGAGTAA